The genomic segment GTGACCGCCGACTGCACTGGCTATCGCGAGCGCGTTGCGACCGCGGTGACCGAGATACAAACGGGCCGCTACCAGAAAGTGATCCTGTCGCGCACCGTCGACGTTCCCTTCCGTGTCGACTTCCCGGCGACCTACAGCCTGGGCCGCAGACGCAACACACCCGCTCGGTCATTTCTCCTGCGCCATGGCGGAATCCGCGCACTGGGTTTCAGCCCCGAGTTGGTCGCCGCCGTCCGCAGCGACGGTGCGGTGCTGACCGAGCCGCTCGCCGGCACCAGGGCGTTCGGCCGGGGTGCCAACGATGACCGGGCGGCCCGAGACGAGCTCGAATCCGACGCCAAGGAGATCGTCGAGCACGCGCTGTCGGTACGGACGTCTCAGGACGAGATCGCCGAAGTCGCCGAGCCCGGCACCGTCGCGGTCACCGACTTCATGACGGTGCGCGAGCGCGGCAGCGTTCAGCACCTGGGCTCGACCGTCGGCGGCACATTGCTCCCGAGCCGTGACCGGATGGATGCGCTCGAGGCGCTGTTCCCGGCCGTGACCGCGTCCGGTATCCCGAAAGCGCCTGGTCTCGAGGCAATCCTGCGCCTCGACGAGATGCCGCGCGGTCTGTACTCGGGTGCTGTTGCGATGTTCACCCCCGATGGCGGGCTCGATGCCGCGCTGGCGCTGCGCACCGTCTACGAACAAGGACCCCGGACGTGGCTTCGGGCCGGGGCGGGCATCATCGCCGCGTCGTCACCGGAGCGCGAGTTCGAGGAGACCTGCGAGAAGATGGCATGCCTGGCGCCCTATCTCGTCGCGCGCCGCGACTAACCGGCTAGGGGTGTAACTGCGCGAGGATCGACCGTTTGTCGACCTTGCCCACCGGCGTCGTGGGTAACGCCGGCATCGGCGCGACCATGTCCGGGCGGCAGTGCACAGCGACACCGCGCGCATCGAGATGCTCGTTGAGCTCGGTCATGCCGACCGGCGTGCCCCGGAAAACAACTGCCGCGCAGATCTTCTCGCCGAGGTAGGGATCGGGTAGGCCGACAGCGGCAGCCGCGGAGATGCGCGGATGGGTGAGCAAGTGGCTTTCCAGATCGAGGGCCGACACCGTCTCGCCACCGCGAAGGATGACGTCCTTGACCCGTCCCGTCACCTCCAGGTAGCCGTTGGCCAAGCGGCGCACCGTGTCTCCGCTGCGGTAGAAGCCATCCGGTGTGAACGAGCGCTGGTTCTCCGCTTCGGCCCGGAAATACCCGTTGATGGTGTACGGCCCGCGCACCAAAAGTTCGCCCGGCTCACCTTCTGGCACTTCGTCTCCGGCCTCATCGACGATGCGAAGCTCGTCATCCTCGGCCAGCGGCCGACCCTGGGTGTTGTCGATCAGTTCCGGAGGGTCGTCGAGCCTGGTGTAGTTCAGCAGGCCTTCGGCCATCCCGAACACCTGCTGGAGTCCGGGTGTGAGCACCGATCGGATGTGCCGGGCGTCGTCCGCGGCCAGCTTGGCCCCGCCGACCTGAAGCACGCGCATTGTCGACGGAATCTGCTCCTCCCACTCGCAGGCCTGCGCCCACAACCGGGCCAGTGCCGGCACCAGTGCCGTGACGGTGACACCATGGCGGGCAATCGTGGCGAACGCCGCTTCCGGACTGGGATCTCGGCCGAACACCACGGTCGCACCCGCGCTCATCGCACCGAGGAGTCCGGGGCAGGCAAGGGGGAAGTTGTGGCCGGCAGGTAGTGCGAC from the Mycolicibacterium crocinum genome contains:
- a CDS encoding salicylate synthase, producing MTDVTAAPRAPIDAGDWAEIPEGMTPADAVAQLAADVPERTGDDYLVYERHGCWTLAIGARTSIELDRDECRIGDGHAVVTHTWGGRPAQVLADAVDTALAGGEPAFGWIAFELGAHRHGLFDRVPAGTPLARVFTPRSRVLLSPNGIQVINGDARLHAAVRDLRPGRLDGRAELLDVTADCTGYRERVATAVTEIQTGRYQKVILSRTVDVPFRVDFPATYSLGRRRNTPARSFLLRHGGIRALGFSPELVAAVRSDGAVLTEPLAGTRAFGRGANDDRAARDELESDAKEIVEHALSVRTSQDEIAEVAEPGTVAVTDFMTVRERGSVQHLGSTVGGTLLPSRDRMDALEALFPAVTASGIPKAPGLEAILRLDEMPRGLYSGAVAMFTPDGGLDAALALRTVYEQGPRTWLRAGAGIIAASSPEREFEETCEKMACLAPYLVARRD
- a CDS encoding (2,3-dihydroxybenzoyl)adenylate synthase, translated to MLTAEDMPTPGSAMTGFIPFPPHRASFYRDAGYWAGQPLDEILRSSAQRWPDHPAVIDEAERLTYAELDQRADAAAAGLLSLGIGAGDCVLVQLPNSCQFAVALFGLLRTGALPVLCLPGHRDAELAHFLDVCSATAIIVGTDPGGFDYRAMAERLLQRPNRLRHLIVDGEAGSHTSWSQVCAGEGQPPRLRPDTSGPAVLLVSGGTTGAPKLIPRTHDDYVYNATASAALCRLTSDDVYLVALPAGHNFPLACPGLLGAMSAGATVVFGRDPSPEAAFATIARHGVTVTALVPALARLWAQACEWEEQIPSTMRVLQVGGAKLAADDARHIRSVLTPGLQQVFGMAEGLLNYTRLDDPPELIDNTQGRPLAEDDELRIVDEAGDEVPEGEPGELLVRGPYTINGYFRAEAENQRSFTPDGFYRSGDTVRRLANGYLEVTGRVKDVILRGGETVSALDLESHLLTHPRISAAAAVGLPDPYLGEKICAAVVFRGTPVGMTELNEHLDARGVAVHCRPDMVAPMPALPTTPVGKVDKRSILAQLHP